A section of the Leptospira kobayashii genome encodes:
- the flgE gene encoding flagellar hook protein FlgE, whose translation MMRSLYSGVSGLKNHQVRMDVIGNNISNVNTHGFKTERVTFQDMISQELQGASEPKENIGGTNPKQVGLGSLIAAIDKIMTQGALQTTGKNTDIAVSGDGFFVVKDGDKQFYTRAGAFNVDKNGYYVNPANGLKVQGWNSRLDDSGNKYINSAGSVEDIIIPLYSKEPARATQNVDFQSNLNANVPAVPPDATEDDIKRYINDPDPRQRRGHVTSINVYDEQGNTRQLGVEFYKVRDNVWKMRMNLNEATQLSVDVSGTGGENTSVSENNELEVSFTPDGKIISVSDGVDSQTTGKLQAKVAFRIPGNPTQQTFSLNLGEAGLVGGITQFSSDFTTKAVKQDGYAMGYMESFSIDNTGTVTGVFSNGVRQPLARIAMAVFTNSAGLNKEGDTMYSYSMNSGEANIGEAGSQGRGKINAGLLEMSNVDLSDQFTDMIVTQRGFQANSRTIVTSDQMIQEVLGLKR comes from the coding sequence ATGATGAGATCACTTTACTCCGGAGTATCCGGACTCAAAAACCACCAAGTAAGAATGGATGTTATCGGTAACAACATATCAAACGTTAACACTCACGGATTCAAGACGGAAAGAGTTACCTTTCAGGATATGATTTCCCAAGAGTTGCAAGGTGCGTCGGAACCGAAAGAAAACATCGGTGGAACAAACCCTAAACAAGTGGGACTAGGATCTCTCATCGCAGCAATCGATAAGATCATGACCCAAGGTGCTTTGCAAACTACAGGCAAAAACACGGACATCGCGGTATCAGGCGACGGATTTTTCGTAGTGAAAGACGGTGACAAACAGTTTTATACCAGAGCCGGTGCTTTCAACGTAGATAAGAACGGTTATTATGTGAACCCTGCCAACGGTTTGAAAGTGCAAGGTTGGAATTCACGACTTGACGACAGTGGAAATAAATACATCAACTCCGCAGGTTCCGTTGAAGACATCATTATCCCTCTTTATTCCAAAGAACCGGCACGTGCGACTCAGAATGTTGATTTTCAATCCAACTTGAATGCGAACGTTCCTGCGGTTCCGCCGGATGCAACGGAAGACGACATCAAACGTTATATCAACGATCCGGACCCTCGTCAAAGAAGAGGTCATGTGACTTCCATCAACGTATACGATGAGCAAGGTAACACTCGTCAGTTGGGAGTCGAATTTTACAAAGTTCGTGACAATGTTTGGAAGATGAGAATGAATCTGAACGAAGCCACTCAACTTTCCGTGGACGTATCCGGAACGGGTGGAGAAAATACTTCCGTTTCCGAAAACAACGAATTGGAAGTATCATTTACACCTGATGGAAAAATCATCAGTGTTTCCGACGGAGTGGATTCTCAAACCACCGGAAAACTCCAAGCAAAAGTCGCTTTCCGAATTCCGGGTAATCCAACTCAACAGACTTTCAGCCTGAACTTAGGGGAAGCAGGTCTTGTGGGAGGAATCACTCAATTTTCTTCCGATTTCACTACGAAAGCGGTAAAACAAGACGGTTATGCAATGGGTTATATGGAATCTTTTTCCATTGATAACACAGGAACCGTAACCGGAGTATTTTCGAACGGAGTGAGACAACCTCTTGCCAGAATTGCGATGGCGGTTTTCACAAACTCTGCCGGTCTCAACAAAGAAGGGGACACAATGTACAGCTATTCCATGAACTCAGGCGAAGCGAACATCGGAGAGGCAGGATCGCAAGGTCGGGGAAAAATCAACGCGGGACTTTTGGAAATGTCAAACGTTGATCTTTCCGATCAGTTTACGGATATGATCGTGACCCAAAGAGGATTCCAAGCCAACTCAAGAACCATCGTGACATCCGATCAGATGATCCAGGAAGTTCTAGGTCTCAAACGATAA
- a CDS encoding HD domain-containing phosphohydrolase: protein MNRENLREHKYIITDDPYFEGRVSDHFKKIRAKVITLTELAKIEEESQQNIAKVLFYLSRYELEKNHASIHEFLKLHPSVMCSFIVRAPIDYTGFQALSIEEELFFTNVPDDAPVIFLIKAVVNAFTSLQMVVDKFELQKRINISTNEISKLTRIGISLANEKDFTKLLRDILNSAREISNSDSGSLYLVEKDEKGNPRNLRFKISALDLTSDEFILPINKKSIAGYVAFTGKQLNIPNVYELSGKEEYHFNNDFDKMSNYYSKSMLVVPMKDHHDEVVGVIQLINRKKNFHSKLSLEQMKTGHVLEYDKYSEELVMAVAGQAAVAIQNNNLVHEIETLFEGFVTASVSAIESRDPTTSGHSFRVAQYTVGLAESVNLIGVGRFKDVIFNPAQIKEIRYASLLHDFGKVGVREKVLVKAKKLEDYELDLIRWRFHFIVKDVEAKLSQKKIDYLKRHGNSGYSEFEQSIQLEYEMEKQKMEEMMRVIAQSNEPTILEEGNSNFLEEISKLTYQTTEGGNISLLQPKEFSFLSIRKGSLDFEERREIESHVEHTFQFLSKIPWTRELKMVPAIAHGHHEKLNGGGYPRGLSAVEIPVQAKMMAIADIFDALTDKDRPYKKAVPLERAFDILKMEVRDQHIDGDLLDVFIENRVYDKVLQKRLEGQ, encoded by the coding sequence GTGAATAGGGAAAACTTACGGGAACATAAATATATCATCACCGACGATCCCTATTTTGAGGGAAGAGTTTCCGACCACTTCAAAAAGATCCGAGCTAAAGTAATCACTCTCACCGAGCTTGCAAAAATAGAAGAGGAATCACAGCAAAACATTGCTAAGGTGCTTTTTTATCTTTCCCGTTACGAACTGGAAAAAAATCACGCATCCATTCATGAATTTTTGAAACTTCATCCTTCCGTGATGTGTTCTTTCATCGTCAGAGCTCCCATTGATTACACCGGGTTTCAGGCTTTGTCGATTGAGGAAGAGTTGTTTTTTACAAACGTTCCGGACGATGCTCCGGTTATCTTTTTAATCAAAGCGGTCGTAAACGCATTCACCAGCTTGCAAATGGTTGTGGATAAATTCGAACTTCAAAAAAGAATCAATATTTCCACGAATGAAATTTCCAAACTCACAAGGATTGGGATCAGTCTCGCCAATGAGAAGGATTTTACAAAACTACTTCGTGATATTCTGAATTCGGCACGTGAGATTTCCAATTCCGATTCGGGATCATTGTATCTCGTGGAAAAAGATGAAAAAGGAAACCCGCGTAATCTACGTTTTAAAATTTCCGCACTTGATCTGACTTCCGACGAATTCATTCTTCCCATCAATAAAAAAAGTATCGCAGGTTATGTTGCTTTTACCGGAAAACAACTCAACATTCCGAATGTTTACGAGCTATCCGGCAAAGAAGAATATCATTTCAATAATGATTTCGATAAAATGAGCAATTACTACTCCAAATCCATGTTAGTTGTTCCTATGAAGGATCATCATGATGAAGTGGTAGGAGTCATTCAGCTGATCAACCGGAAGAAAAATTTCCATTCCAAACTCAGTCTGGAACAAATGAAAACCGGTCATGTTTTGGAATATGACAAATATTCGGAAGAATTGGTGATGGCTGTTGCGGGCCAAGCTGCAGTCGCCATTCAAAACAACAATCTTGTACATGAAATAGAAACGTTATTCGAAGGCTTTGTTACTGCGAGTGTTTCCGCGATTGAATCCAGGGACCCTACGACTTCGGGTCACTCTTTTCGGGTGGCACAGTACACTGTAGGACTTGCAGAATCAGTAAATCTCATCGGTGTAGGTAGATTCAAAGACGTTATTTTCAATCCGGCTCAAATCAAGGAAATCCGTTACGCATCTTTATTGCATGATTTCGGCAAAGTAGGTGTTCGGGAAAAAGTTCTGGTAAAGGCGAAAAAACTGGAAGACTACGAATTGGATCTGATTCGTTGGAGATTTCATTTTATCGTCAAAGATGTGGAAGCCAAACTCTCTCAGAAAAAAATCGATTATCTGAAAAGGCACGGTAACTCCGGTTATTCGGAGTTCGAACAATCCATTCAATTGGAATATGAGATGGAAAAACAAAAAATGGAAGAGATGATGCGTGTGATTGCACAATCCAACGAACCTACCATTTTGGAAGAAGGAAATTCCAATTTTTTAGAAGAAATTTCCAAGCTTACATACCAGACTACAGAAGGAGGAAATATTTCCCTTCTTCAACCTAAAGAATTCAGTTTTCTTTCGATTCGAAAAGGTTCTCTTGATTTTGAAGAGAGAAGGGAAATCGAATCCCATGTGGAACATACATTTCAGTTTTTAAGCAAAATCCCTTGGACCAGAGAATTGAAAATGGTTCCCGCCATTGCACATGGTCATCATGAAAAATTAAACGGGGGAGGATACCCTCGGGGACTCAGTGCCGTGGAAATTCCTGTCCAAGCGAAGATGATGGCGATTGCCGATATTTTTGATGCGCTCACCGACAAAGATCGTCCTTACAAGAAGGCGGTTCCTTTGGAAAGAGCCTTTGACATTTTGAAGATGGAAGTGAGAGACCAACACATTGACGGAGATCTATTGGATGTGTTTATCGAGAACAGAGTGTATGATAAAGTTTTGCAAAAAAGATTAGAGGGTCAATGA
- a CDS encoding tetratricopeptide repeat protein yields MSHFQKNFLLTLILLAAIAYPPLYYSVLDTIQKESLPKNYNAPALLPHIALGDWKLGNYKDEDSIAKAIRNIVHLQFAEMSGSVFYGDTETLRQTQKDNLHIILLGDFSLTKDFLEFRPKLYFPKTKKFYNGDSFTVSWPELGTFPAKITRSYHHLISETIRLHRILLNPPKLVAEDFDTEVLSSDEFLAYVSLFSEKGLDEEKLTVVNNISLTSPKASFVFYERMKRDFTVKGIASHKELWKEWEDNKNPIHSIYASQFAYSIAIGLFHSPDWEKSWDYLQLARKKREATDQIFHFEYANTLSLLGQVLIRQGKKEDAVYYLTSAKELYASLGLSADEDALRNLWYHSLLLASLVQKEVALGGFFQLESYFSQKKDFESALFYFDFAKLEYDLKAYPSAFDCLQKSRSILFEKQLTNHELNFIVLQLQAAVLYKLGKVNDAKVLWEEIVASRLLLPSEDKIFYRESLFGLALIYLQKGATAESDNLYRNYTRLTPYSQIQTLSGNPLVPDYIYPGVLNSPDLNLFTNLEESVIRSYTGRYIFSGQEEEIRARTYDNRLEDTNEFLRDLLEKDFFGTPALASLKEDIFPKHLSYEKGENVVFLDIGPALNNPDAPGITSQSVAFHFPKMEVVLWELPKEVDLFLKKVPMDKKQQLYSFRNIRILAADGVGNFNKEYYEPKNWILSNRNIPTVKNKTVIIRAANSIDIYETYAKIQPHFQDIATELKDNPVLYFFNRSILLKPKGQSKFTLIGYQSVRGFHHNFQSLDRNGEPPYTLAKYTLSDK; encoded by the coding sequence TTGTCCCATTTTCAAAAAAACTTCCTACTCACATTAATCCTTCTGGCGGCCATCGCCTATCCTCCGTTATATTATTCAGTTCTGGACACGATTCAGAAGGAATCGTTGCCGAAAAATTATAATGCACCCGCTTTACTTCCTCATATTGCACTTGGGGATTGGAAATTGGGGAATTACAAAGACGAAGATTCGATTGCTAAGGCGATTCGAAATATCGTTCACCTTCAGTTTGCAGAGATGTCCGGATCCGTTTTTTACGGGGACACGGAGACATTGCGACAAACCCAAAAAGACAATCTTCATATCATTCTATTGGGTGATTTTTCTCTGACCAAAGATTTTTTGGAATTCAGGCCCAAACTTTATTTTCCCAAAACCAAAAAGTTTTACAACGGGGATTCTTTTACGGTTTCCTGGCCGGAACTAGGAACCTTTCCCGCTAAAATCACCCGTTCTTATCATCATTTGATTTCCGAAACCATCCGTCTTCATCGGATCTTACTAAATCCTCCCAAACTTGTCGCAGAGGATTTTGATACCGAGGTACTTTCTTCGGATGAATTTTTGGCCTACGTTTCTCTTTTTTCCGAAAAGGGATTGGATGAAGAAAAGCTAACGGTTGTTAACAATATTTCGCTTACTTCTCCGAAAGCTTCCTTTGTTTTTTACGAAAGGATGAAACGGGATTTTACAGTCAAAGGAATTGCGAGCCACAAAGAGCTTTGGAAGGAATGGGAAGACAACAAAAATCCGATCCATTCCATTTATGCATCTCAGTTCGCTTATTCGATAGCAATCGGTCTCTTTCATTCTCCCGATTGGGAAAAATCCTGGGACTATCTCCAACTAGCGCGCAAAAAACGGGAAGCAACCGATCAAATTTTTCATTTCGAATATGCTAATACTCTTTCCCTCTTGGGGCAAGTTTTGATCCGCCAAGGCAAAAAAGAAGATGCGGTTTATTATCTTACTTCCGCAAAAGAATTATATGCAAGTTTGGGCCTTTCTGCGGACGAAGATGCTCTTCGCAATCTTTGGTATCATTCTTTATTACTTGCAAGCCTGGTACAAAAGGAAGTTGCTCTCGGCGGGTTTTTCCAGTTGGAATCTTATTTTTCTCAAAAGAAAGATTTCGAATCTGCGCTATTTTATTTTGACTTCGCCAAATTGGAATATGATCTGAAAGCATATCCTTCCGCCTTCGATTGTCTGCAAAAATCCCGTAGCATTTTATTTGAAAAACAACTTACAAATCATGAATTGAATTTTATCGTATTGCAGTTGCAAGCTGCCGTTCTATACAAACTGGGTAAAGTGAACGATGCTAAGGTTTTATGGGAAGAAATTGTCGCTTCCCGGTTGTTGCTTCCCAGCGAAGATAAAATCTTTTATCGCGAATCCTTGTTTGGGCTTGCTTTGATTTATTTGCAGAAAGGTGCGACCGCGGAATCGGACAATTTGTACAGGAATTATACCAGACTTACTCCCTACAGTCAGATCCAAACATTAAGCGGCAATCCTTTGGTTCCTGATTATATCTATCCCGGAGTTTTGAATTCTCCCGACTTGAATCTTTTTACCAATTTGGAAGAGTCAGTAATCAGGTCATATACAGGGCGTTATATTTTTTCAGGTCAGGAAGAAGAGATTCGTGCCAGAACCTATGACAACAGACTCGAAGACACGAATGAATTTTTGAGAGATTTGTTGGAAAAGGATTTTTTCGGAACACCTGCACTTGCTTCTCTGAAAGAAGACATTTTTCCCAAACATCTTTCCTATGAAAAAGGAGAGAATGTAGTGTTCTTGGATATCGGTCCCGCTTTAAACAATCCCGATGCACCGGGAATCACTTCTCAGTCCGTAGCATTTCATTTTCCCAAGATGGAAGTGGTTCTTTGGGAACTACCGAAGGAAGTGGATTTGTTTTTGAAAAAAGTTCCCATGGATAAAAAACAGCAGCTTTATTCGTTTCGAAACATTCGGATTCTCGCCGCAGACGGAGTAGGGAATTTCAATAAGGAATATTACGAACCTAAAAATTGGATTTTAAGTAATCGTAATATCCCCACCGTCAAAAATAAAACTGTTATTATACGGGCTGCAAATTCCATCGATATTTACGAAACCTACGCCAAGATCCAGCCTCATTTTCAGGATATAGCGACCGAGCTGAAAGACAATCCGGTTTTGTATTTTTTCAATCGCAGCATTTTGTTAAAACCTAAGGGACAAAGTAAATTTACTTTGATCGGATACCAATCCGTAAGAGGATTTCATCATAATTTCCAAAGCCTGGATCGAAACGGGGAACCTCCGTATACTCTCGCCAAATATACATTAAGTGATAAATGA